A window from Salvia miltiorrhiza cultivar Shanhuang (shh) chromosome 2, IMPLAD_Smil_shh, whole genome shotgun sequence encodes these proteins:
- the LOC131009583 gene encoding glutathione S-transferase T3-like, translated as MDRDDNSFFNSQNFNPSQDYYPNLADIPSSNEFPEFDYAMNSELSHNPTDSPISEYYQTSEKFSANPSNNAQSWTNIEDISLMSVWCFVSNNPIVGTNRNSNLFWKTVAAMYEHSRADNPEIGGRRSVESLRNHYKRLNKNITLWVAAYKKAYERRASGQSKEDIEKTTQAIYG; from the coding sequence ATGGATCGAGACGATaattctttcttcaactctcaaaatttcaatcccTCCCAAGACTATTATCCAAATCTTGCTGATATTCCAAGCTCCAATGAATTCCCAGAGTTTGATTATGCTATGAATTCAGAACTCTCGCATAATCCAACTGATTCTCCTATTTCTGAATATTACCAAACCTCTGAAAAATTTTCTGCAAACCCTTCCAACAATGCGCAAAGTTGGACTAATATAGAAGATATATCACTAATGTCTGTTTGGTGTTTTGTCAGTAACAATCCAATTGTTGGCACTAACCGAAATAGTAATTTGTTTTGGAAAACTGTTGCAGCTATGTATGAGCATAGTCGAGCAGATAATCCAGAAATTGGAGGTCGAAGGAGCGTGGAATCATTGAGGAACCATTACAAACGCCTCAACAAAAATATAACTTTGTGGGTTGCTGCATACAAGAAAGCATATGAACGACGAGCGAGCGGTCAGTCCAAAGAGGATATCGAGAAAACTACTCAAGCAATTTATGGTTAA
- the LOC131009582 gene encoding uncharacterized protein LOC131009582: protein MAPSSNIDASNSSDDEAWEQSVAEHNCQLDRIIEDVVIHAASLSVQPTNHAVRGMRQYIERRREIGHEGVFEQYFSEDQIYPPEYFRTRFRMRKPLFERIMNKLVATDRFFQQRLDAAGRLGMSPIQKCTAAMRVLAYGTSADLHDEYLRMSAQVIRKSVIKFVEGVISNFGAEYLRKPTEEDMTSLLHIEEQRGFPGMMDNIDCMHWEWKNCPTAWAGQYAGRSGTPTIILEAFASQDLCIWHAFFGTPGSRNDINVLDQSPIFDDILEGRAPKVNYIVNGRERNMGYYLTDGIYPQWAAFIKFIPAPQLRKHQLFAQHQEAARKDVERAFGVLQAHFPFIKRPCLIWDRDIMGIIMIACIIMHNMIMEDERSIYLNNHDPTKFIEDRLRQNTRRSEDGEC, encoded by the coding sequence ATGGCCCCTAGTTCTAATATTGATGCTTCAAATTCTAGCGATGATGAAGCATGGGAACAAAGCGTTGCTGAACATAATTGCCAACTTGATCGCATCATTGAGGATGTGGTCATCCATGCCGCAAGTCTATCTGTACAACCTACCAATCATGCCGTTAGAGGAATGAGGCAGTATATTGAAAGAAGACGTGAGATAGGTCATGAAGGTGTGTTCGAGCAGTACTTTTCAGAAGATCAAATCTATCCCCCAGAATATTTTCGAACAAGGTTTCGCATGCGAAAGCCTTTGTTCGAACGTATAATGAACAAGCTCGTCGCCACCGATAGATTTTTTCAACAACGCCTTGATGCAGCTGGCCGTCTTGGTATGTCTCCAATTCAAAAATGTACTGCAGCTATGAGGGTGTTGGCATATGGCACCTCAGCCGATTTGCATGACGAATACTTACGAATGAGTGCCCAAGTCATTCGTAAATCAGTCATCAAATTTGTTGAAGGTGTCATTTCCAATTTCGGAGCTGAGTACCTCAGAAAGCCAACTGAAGAAGATATGACAAGTCTTCTTCATATCGAAGAACAGCGAGGGTTCCCAGGCATGATGGACAATATTGACTGTATGCATTGGGAATGGAAAAATTGCCCTACTGCATGGGCAGGGCAATATGCAGGACGAAGCGGTACGCCAACAATTATTTTGGAAGCATTTGCATCACAAGACCTATGCATCTGGCATGCATTTTTTGGAACCCCAGGTTCAAGAAATGATATCAATGTACTTGACCAATCGCCTATTTTTGATGATATCTTGGAAGGTCGAGCACCTAAGGTCAATTATATCGTTAATGGTCGCGAAAGGAATATGGGATATTATCTCACTGATGGTATATATCCTCAATGGGCggcatttattaaatttattccTGCTCCACAACTTCGAAAGCACCAGCTGTTTGCTCAACATCAAGAGGCTGCCCGAAAAGATGTTGAGCGAGCATTTGGAGTTTTACAAGCGCATTTTCCTTTTATCAAGCGGCCTTGTCTTATTTGGGATCGTGATATTATGGGGATAATAATGATTGCTTGCATCATCATGCATAATATGATAATGGAAGATGAAAGAAGCATTTACCTTAACAATCATGATCCTACAAAATTCATCGAAGATCGACTAAGACAGAATACTCGTCGAAGTGAAGATGGAGAGTGTTAG